The Nostoc sp. 'Lobaria pulmonaria (5183) cyanobiont' DNA window GCGTCTTCTTCCCCGTCTCCTGACCTACATAAATTAAGAATTCTTTTAACTGAAGATAATCTGGTGAATCAGAAAATAGCCTTGAAACAACTCAAAAACCTGGGCTACAGTGCTGATCTCGCTAATAATGGGAAAGAAGCGTTGCAGCTATTAGAAAAGATTCCTTACGATTTGGTTCTGATGGATTGCCAAATGCCAGTTCTTGACGGTTTGGAAACCACAAAACAAATTCATCGTTGGCAAGAAAGCAGCTTTGCTAGTGGTCGTCGTCCTGTAGTAATTGCGATGACAGCTAATGCGATGAAACAAGACAAACAAATGTGTTTAGATGCCGGAATGGACGACTATTTGAGCAAGCCGGTGATGAAAGAAAATTTGGCCGCGACGCTAGAGTATTGGGGAAATGTGATATTCAGAGCAAAAGAAACAGCTGCCACAGAGCAGACAGTTTCTACAACAGATGTCGATTCGGTTGACCTCCCAATTGATTGGGAACGCTTGCATCAACTTTCAGAAAATAACCCAGAATTTGAATTGGAACTATTGCAAATGTTTGTTGAGGATATTCAACCTCGTCTAGAGTTAATTAAAATAGCGATCGCAGCTCATGACTTTGAGCAACTAGCACTCCAAGGGCATCAAATTAAAGGTGCTAGTGCCAATATGGGAGTTACAACCATGCATCTGGCAGCAGAAAAACTAGAACAATTAGCAATAAACCAAGAGCGTCGAGGTACTACTAACTTAATCGTAGAGTTAGAAGAGTTTCTTAAACGCATCGAAGAGTTTTTAATCAGTAGTAAGTAGTCAGTGTCTTCCCACTCCAGTCATAGGTCTTTTTTGTAATATTTGTTAATAAATAAACAGTAACGATTATCTTCTGTCGGCTCATAACTCAATTTGTCGGCAATGGCGGACATGATTTTTAAACCCCGCCCGCGCTCTTGATCGTTATCCTCAAATTCAGATGTTTTGCACAATTGCTGTTCTAAGTCAAATGGTTCACCTTGAGACCAGATGCGAATTTCTATATATTCATCTAACCGCACAGCTTCCATCTCAATCGGAGTTTCAATAGGTAAATTTTTGTGTGCGTGTTCAACAATATTAGTAAAGCCTTCCATCATCAGAGTTTGACATTGCCACCAAATTTGTTTATCGGTAATAGGTGGTTGATTTATCTGCTCGAACCAAGACAAAACTTGAGGTGAAGTTGTCAGGTCTGTGTTGACTTTGAGATAAATTTTATTATTCACTTCTTAACTAATAAAATATTGTTAAATCATCATATTCCTTAATTAGTTTATTTAATTTGAGTATTTTTACTATACATTAAAAACTAAATTGCATATAACTTAAATTAAAGCAACTATTTACCGATCGTTTTACTTAGTAAACTGTAATTTATGTTTAAAATTCTGGTTATTGATGATGACCCGACAGTGCGAGCAGTACTGAAAAGTACACTCCAAAGGCAGGGTTATGAGACTACAGTAGCCAGTAATGGCGAAGAAGGAATTATAAAAGCACAACTGCTACATCCTGCCCTGATTATCTGTGACTGGATGATGTCCCAGGTAGATGGGCTAGAAGTGTGTCGTCGAATTAGAACAGATCCAGAGTTAGCAACTACTTTTTTTATTCTATTGACGGCTAGGGGAGCAGCACGAGGAGAAGAGGAAGATAGAGTTAGGGGACTTGATGCTGGAGCGGATGAGTTTATCTCTAAACCGATAGAGATGAATGAATTGAAAGCACGAGTGAGAGCAGGACTAAGGTTACACCAGCTAAATCAGGATTTACAAAGTCAAAAGCAAGCTTTAGAGACACTAAATCAAGATTTGCAAACCCAAAAGCAAATTTTGGAAACCGAATTGTCTGAGGCAGCTGCTTATGTGCGATCGCTTTTACCCTCACCGCTTGTAGGAACAGTAACTACAGAAAATCTGTTTATTCCCTCAGCGCAGCTAGGAGGCGATTGCTTCGACCATCATTGGATTGATGAGGATCATTTGGCAATTTATTTGTTGGACGTATCAGGTCATGGAGTGGGTTCAGCCCTCCTATCGGTATCGGTGCTGAATGTTTTGCGATCGCAATCTCTACCGAACACTAACTTTTCTCAACCAAGTGAAGTCCTAAAAGC harbors:
- a CDS encoding ATP-binding protein yields the protein MNNKIYLKVNTDLTTSPQVLSWFEQINQPPITDKQIWWQCQTLMMEGFTNIVEHAHKNLPIETPIEMEAVRLDEYIEIRIWSQGEPFDLEQQLCKTSEFEDNDQERGRGLKIMSAIADKLSYEPTEDNRYCLFINKYYKKDL
- a CDS encoding SpoIIE family protein phosphatase — translated: MFKILVIDDDPTVRAVLKSTLQRQGYETTVASNGEEGIIKAQLLHPALIICDWMMSQVDGLEVCRRIRTDPELATTFFILLTARGAARGEEEDRVRGLDAGADEFISKPIEMNELKARVRAGLRLHQLNQDLQSQKQALETLNQDLQTQKQILETELSEAAAYVRSLLPSPLVGTVTTENLFIPSAQLGGDCFDHHWIDEDHLAIYLLDVSGHGVGSALLSVSVLNVLRSQSLPNTNFSQPSEVLKALNHAFQMSKHGDKYFTIWYGVYHRLKRQLIYANAGHPPALLLSNTSTNNIEVKQLTSLDLPIGFLPEVQFEDAVFQVEENSTLYIFSDGAYEINQSDGKIWGIDAFIDLLTKYSQKDSSNLNQLLGNILTLNAQDNLDDDLSLVKVNFG